The Oncorhynchus nerka isolate Pitt River linkage group LG15, Oner_Uvic_2.0, whole genome shotgun sequence genome contains the following window.
AGGCCAGATAATCGAATCCCCTCAATGCTGCGCATCTTGGTTGGAGAGAAGCGCATGCAGCGGCTCACGTGACTAATTCCCGGAAGCCACCTCTACATGACCACCCGTTAGCTACACAAAGTTCCGCTCGTCCTTATCTCAAGTGAAGCTAACGTTGGTTGTTGATGCCATTTTCATTTTGTTGCTAATTGTCTGTCACTAATATGAATACGTTGAATTTGAAGGCTTTATTTATAAATAACaatatacagaccacagagtAGCAGCCGCAGGCTACTTAATAGCACGCACCCACAACCAAATATGAACACGATCATGTCAGACAGAGTGCGCAAATTAGTTTCTGCAACCTTGATACAACCTTGGACCTGGCCGATTATTACTGCCCCAAAGGTAAGCAAACGATTAAAGTCTCAAGGAAGAAGTTTCACATGGTTAACAACAAAACACAATCTCTCTTGTGAATGTAAACAAGTTGTCTTTGGTTGCAACGGCAGCCTGCATTCAAATGGTGGGTTACAATGTTGTGAGGTGAGGATTTACTCCTACTCTATAGCATTGGGAGGAAGTGATTTATTGTTATCTGCCGTAATATAATTttccattttcttgtttgctgaCCACACACAGGCATTTGTAGGATGCATTCACAGAATTTGCATATTAGAAATCAGTTTTGCTACCCTAAATCTGAAACTTATCGTTACAGGTCCAGCTCTCCAGTCTATCCAGTGAGCCTGTCATCGCTTCCAAAAAGCCTTTCAAGGTGGAGCTTGTAGGGGGAAAGCGTTACTCATGGTGCACTTGTGGACACAGCAAGAAACAGGTGAGGGCACTACAATCATGCTTTACATTGGTCACCATGCGCCCATCACTCTACTTTCAATGAAACAGGTTAATTGAACTCTGTCATGTGGAATTGGATCAGATTTGCTTTAGCATACCAACGCAGCAGATTATTCAGTGACACAGAATCTAGCAGCAGTAACTAATTTAGAATTTGAGGTCCTCAAACGCTGTCGTGTTTCTCCCATCTTTCTGTCTTAGCCTTTCTGTGATGGAACCCACAAGACTAAAGCCCAGGGCCTGATGCCTCTGCGCTTCATCCCTGAGAAGGACTCCAAAGCTTGGCTGTGTGGCTGCAAGTACACCGCTAACCCACCATACTGCGATGGCACTCACAAGCAGGAATTCATCCAGTCTGCCCTGCTCCCAGAGAACACAGACTCCTGAATGGCTAGGCGCTGAATATGTTTTTGTCCAATTCACTGAGCTGTGGGTCCTCGTGAGTTCTGGTCCTGGAGATGTAGGACCAGAATCACTGGTTCAGAAAGTAGCTCTGCACTTGGGTGATTGATGGCAAACAGATGACTTATGTAC
Protein-coding sequences here:
- the LOC115142557 gene encoding CDGSH iron-sulfur domain-containing protein 3, mitochondrial-like isoform X1 codes for the protein MELGCFLGLQPGLWGICNIVNVIRDTQLVYITFRMVQLSSLSSEPVIASKKPFKVELVGGKRYSWCTCGHSKKQPFCDGTHKTKAQGLMPLRFIPEKDSKAWLCGCKYTANPPYCDGTHKQEFIQSALLPENTDS
- the LOC115142557 gene encoding CDGSH iron-sulfur domain-containing protein 3, mitochondrial-like isoform X2; amino-acid sequence: MNTIMSDRVRKLVSATLIQPWTWPIITAPKVQLSSLSSEPVIASKKPFKVELVGGKRYSWCTCGHSKKQPFCDGTHKTKAQGLMPLRFIPEKDSKAWLCGCKYTANPPYCDGTHKQEFIQSALLPENTDS